A window of Blautia argi genomic DNA:
AGATGCCGGAACTCCTACACTGCAGATACCCCAGACAATCCGTTTCTCAAAAGTAAATTTCCGGGGATTCACACACACAAAGGTATTTCCTCTCTTTTTGAATAAAAGCAGAAAAAAATACAGGCAGGCAACACAGTTGGATAAAAAGGTTGCAAACCCTGCGCCTTCTGCCCCCATATCAAGTCCCCAGGGCAAGATAAAGATGGGATCCAGCAAAATATTAAGAAAGCACCCACTCATAGTTCCCAGGCTGGCATGAAGCGCAGAGCCTTCAGCCCGCACCATGTACGCCAGAACCACATTCAGAATTGCCGGAACTGCCCCAAACACCACTGTCCATTTCATGTAGCCCACTGTAGCGCCCATGGTGTTTGCATCTGCACCCAAAAGCTTCAAAAGGGGATTCTGAAAAATCCCACACAGCAAAGCAAAAACCGCACCACTCAAGAGTGCACAATAGAAACCAAAGGCAGAGCTCTTATATACTGTATCATAATCCTTTTTCCCCAGTGCACGGCTCATCATACTGGAACTTCCTACACCGAAAAGATTGTTTACTGCATTAAATGCCAGCAGCACCGGCGCAGCTAAGGTTACTGCTGCATTTTCTATGGCATTATTACACATACCTACAAAATAAGTATCTGCCAGATTATAAATAACCATAACCAAAGAACTTAGAATTGTGGGAACTGCCAGCTTTGCAACTGCTCTTGGTATGGGCGTCTGTTCAAACAAATTTACTTTATCCTCGTTTTGCATATTTTCCTCCTTCTATATTAATATAATTTTATTGTAACATAGAAGGAGAAGAGTTGTCTGCTGAATTTTGTTTTCTACCTCTTTTCCATTTTTCCTCTCATTTTAGACAGAATCTCTTTATATATCTTTTCTTCTGCCAGATTCTGCATCTCATACGGATCTTCCTCTAAATCGTAAAGTTCCTCTACATCATCTTTATTCCACACATACTTATATTTACCGCTTCTGACAGCTTTTGCTTCCCAAGGCGCCAGATGTCCGAAAGTTTCCGATATAACACTATCTCTCCATGGTATTTTTTGTCCATGATACAATTCTAAGATACTTCTTCCCTCTATCTGTTCCATTTTCCCATGTGCTATTGCCGCCAAAGTAGGTGCCAGATCCGCATTGCTTATCAATGCGCTGCTGACTTCACCCTTTGGCAAAACTCCTGGATAGGACATTACAAAAGGAATTCTCAGTACTTCTTCCGGCATATAAAAAGCCTTATCAAAATGTCCCCCATGACAGCCCAAAGCATCTCCGTGATCTGCCAACCATATAATCACTGTATTTTCATCTAAATGTAAGTCTTTCAGCTTTTCTATAATTCTTCCTGCCGCCTCATCTACCATAGTATTCTGTGCGTAACATCTCGAAAAAAGTAACCGCCACTTTTCTTCCGGCAAAGCATTTGGTATTTTCAATCTTTTATTCTCACTGGTATCTCTTCCTGTATCAAAAAAATAAGACTCCGGCTTTCCTTCTAGCGTGTCATGAAAGCTGGGATATTCTCCCATATTCTCCAACGGATACATCTCTGTATATTCCTTAGCCGGGTGATATGGCTGATGCGGTCCCCAGAAATCCACACGCATCATAAACGGCATATCTTCTTTATGCGTTTTCTGAATTTCTTCTAATTGCCTGCACGCCATCTCGGATACATAAAAAGCCTCGTGGGATTCTTTGGGTGCTTCTAACACTCCTGATAAAGCTTCATTTAAAAGAGGACGGGTGAAACGGTAAATATCCCCTTCCTCAACGTCATCAATCCAGCCCTTTTCACACATATTTACTTCCACTTTCATAGCTGCCGGCGGCAATTCTTTCTCCTTTATATAATCCTGATATTCCTTCTGGTGATACGGGTTTGAATAATCCGGATAGGATATCCCTTTACACCCCAAATCTGCCGGTGTACCCTTTCCCGCATGCCATTTTCCAAAATAATACGTTTCATATCCCTGCTCTTTTAAAATACCCAGATATGTTTCGGTCTGCTCATATCCTGTTTCAAAAGAATTATCCCTCTGTCCATGAGCATGGGGATAAAGCCCTGTCATCATTGTTTTTCTGGAAGGCATACATAAAGGTGTACTGCAATATGTATTCTCAAAAGACACTCCTTCCTGCTTTAATTGTTCTAAATACGGTCTTTTTATTTGCTTATGCCCGTAAAAAGCCACATGATCTTCTACAATCATAAGAATATTAGGTTTTAAATCTCTGTCCATCTTCTATCCCTCATAGCATTTTCACATAAAAAACTCCTACCGGTCTTCAGATTCCATTGTTCTATAAGGTTTCTCCATCTATAATGTGATAATTTTCAAAATAATTCATGGAAACAGACTCTCCCTGCATCTGTCGGATAAGAAGCTTCACTGCTGTTCTGGATACTTCTTCTACCGAATTATAAATAGTAGATAAACGAGGAGTAATATAATTCAAAAACTCAATATCGTCAAATCCCATAATCCCGTAATCTCTTGGAGTTTTCATTCCTATTTTCTTTAACTCTTTCATAATTTCCAGTGCAAAAATATCCCCTGAACAGAAAAATGCTGTCTTCTTGCCACTGTCTTTCACTATTTTTTTTGCTTCTTCGATATAGTCATAATTTGACAAGATTTGACTGCTTATTTTTGTATTTGCTGCAATTACATCGCAAAAACCTGCAAGTCTTTCTCTATGGGTGAAAATATTTCCTTCGTCTATCCCCCCTAATGGAGGACACACAAAAATAACTTCCTCATATCCGGTTTTTATTATTTTTTCCACCGCTTCCTTTGCAGCTTCTTTTTCCTGAATACCAACAAAAGGCAGTGTATCCGAAACCTTATTCCCTATTATAACCAGAGGAATCCCCAAATTTTTCAGAAAATGAGCAAATTCTTCTCCTTCATTTACCGGAGATAAAATCAACCCGTCCATGTGATAATCTGCCAATTTTCTGATTAATTCTATTTCCTTTGTCTTATTTTTATCGTGCAATGTAATATTAACAGAATACCCCTGTTTCTGTGCTTCTGTTTCTATCGCACTGAGCATTTGGGCAAAATACTGATTCTTCACATCAAATACAACAACCCCAATATACATGGTTCTGCCTTTTACAAGTCCTCTTGCCAGCAAATCAGGTCTGTATCCAAGTTCTTTTGCTGTTTTTAAAATTCTTTCTTTTGTTTCTTCACTGATTCTTCCCTGATTATTTAAGGCCCTAAGCACAGTTGTTCTTGAAACCTGACAGATTTTTGCAATATCATTTGTTGTGATGCTCATTTTTTGCCTCCGCTTTTCTTTTTACAGAATTATTCTGTTCTAATCCGAACCATATTCCAGGACAGTTTTGGAAATATTCCTTTTACAGATGATCCTTTTATTTCCATATCCTTCCTGTCTTGTGGTTTTATTTTACCATGACTTTCCCTGTTTGTCGCCTCCGGCTCTTCAGAAATCATTACTTTATGTTCGATTATATCTACAGGCTTATACCCCTGAATTTCTACGCAAACTTCCATATCCTGATTTTCACTTCTGTTTACCGCAAAAACAACTAATTCTTTTTCCTCTGCATTTTCCACAACTACGGAATCCAAAAATGAAATCTGCTTTGTTCCTTTTTGATATACAGGAGCATTTATACGAACATCCATAACCTCCCCTTTTCCATAATTTGCCATATGAGCAAATGGATAATAATTAGGCTGAAGCCAGAGTCCCCCGCCTTTTTCTGTCATAATCATAGCGCTGATATTAGCAAGAAGGGACTGACATGCAATTTTTACTCTGTCTGCATTTTTTAAAAGCGTCATTAACATTTCTGCGAAAAGCAGCGAATCCTGAAAGCTATATATCATTTCACTGATAGGCGCCGCATTTTTCCATGGATTTCCTTCACATTCCTTCACTGTCTCCTCTGAATGATGCGTCCATACGCCCCATTCATCAAAACTGATATAAAGTTCCTTTTCACTTCTTTTTTTTGCTTTGATGTAGTCACACACAGATACAACTGTTTTTATATACTGGTTCATTTCATCTGCCTGAGCCAGAAATTCTATCATATTCTTTTCATGTCCGTCAAAATACTGATGCAGCGAAATGTAATCTACAAATTCATATGTTTCCTCCAATGTGGCAGCTTCCCATTCCGGATAAGTATCCATAGTATTTAAGGAGCTTCCGCAGGACACCAGTTCAACAGACGGGTCAAGCACCTTCATAGCTTTTGCGGTTTCTCTTGCCAGTTTTCCATAATCCTTTGCATCTTTATGTCCTAACTGCCACATTCCATCCATCTCATTTCCCAGACACCATGTTTTCACATGATATGGCTCTGCATGCCCGTTGTCTTTTCGCATATCACTATAGGTTGTCCCTTCCTGAAAATTACAGTATTCCAGATAGTGAACAGCATCTTCAATTCCTCTGGTTCCCAGATTCACAGCCAGTACAGGCTCTGTGCCTGCCTTTTTGCACCATTTCATAAATTCATCTGTACCAAACTCATTGGTTTCTATTGCTTTCCATGCAAGCTCTGGGCGTCTGGGACGAAGCTTTTTATCTCCAATTCCATCTTCCCAGTGGTAGCAGGATACAAAGTTTCCTCCAGGATAACGAATACTGGTAATTCCCGCATCTTTCACAGCCTGTAGCACATCGGTCCGAAACCCGTCTTCATCTGCACAGGGATTTTCAGGTTCGTAAACACCTGAATAAACAACTCTTCCCATATGTTCCACAAAGCTTCCATATATTCTTTTATCAATTTTTCCTTTTCTGTAAACCTTATTTACAATAATCTTTCCCTGTTTCATAATATCCTCCTAGTCTTTCATTCCGCTTGTCGCCACACTTGCAATAAAATATTTCTGGAAGAAAATATAAATAATCAACAATGGCAATACGGATAATAACGCTCCTGCAAGCTGGGGTCCGTAATAGGTGGTCGCATGCTCTCCTACGAATAAAGCAAGACCTGCCGATAGAGTTCTCATCCTGGTACTGCTGGTCATCATAAGCGGATACAGCAAATCATTCCAGTTCTGCATAAGATGAAAAATAGCCAGTGTCAAAGTACCCGGAAGCACAAGAGGGAACATAATCTTCCAGAAGATTCCAAATTCACTCATACCATCTACACGGGCCGCTTCTTCCAAATCCTTTGGCAAAGCCGCAAAATAAGAACGCATCATAAAAATTCCAAATGCTGACGTTGCTTTTGGAAGAATCAGACCAGCATAGGTATCTAAAAGTCCCAGGAAATTAGATTCCAAAAACAATGGAATCATCATAACCTGAAAAGGCACCATCATGGTAATCAGAACCAGCACAAACAAAATATTTTTCCCTTTAAAATTCAAACGTGCAAAAGCATATCCTGTCATAGAATCAAACAAAACAGCCAGAATGGTGGCACCACCTGCAAAAATCACAGTATTTTTTATATAGTCTGCCATAGGAATGGTATCAAAAATTCTCTGGAAAGATTTCAATGTATATTCTGTACCAAAAACAGACGGCGGGAATCCTATAATCTCTTTCTCTACTTTAAATGCTCCTACTACAAGCCAGATAAGAGGGAAAAGAACAATCAGGATAATCAGAAGCATAAGAACAGTTTTTAAAATTTTTAACGGAACTTCTCTTGTCTTTATCTTATTTCTCATTTTCAATCTTTTCCTCCTAATCCTGCTTCATAAACATATTTTTATACATGGGCATGGATATAATTAAAATCAATATCAACAGCAATACCGATAATGCACACGCATATCCCAGCTCATAAGGCTCATTAAATCCATTTTTATAAATATACTGTACCAGAGTTTCTGTCTTGTACTGAGGACCTCCCTGTGTCGTAACATATACCTGGTCAAACACCTGCAAAGAACCTATGGTATTCGTAATCAGGCAAAACCCCAACGTCTGCTTTAACAGGGGAATTGTAATACTGAAAAATTGCCTTACTTTTCCTGCACCGTCCATAGCAGCAGCTTCATAATAACTGGAAGAAATCCCCTGTATTCCTACTACCAGAATAGACATGGTATATCCAAAGTTTTTCCACACGGTCATAGCAATAACTGTGGGCATAGCCATATGCGGATCTCTGAAAAACATAGCGCCGTGAATTCCCACCTTCTCTAATAAATACGGAATAAACCCAATGTTTCCATCTAATAAAATAGACCAGATAATTCCGACAGCCGCCATGGAACATACCACTGGCAGAAAGAAAATAGAACGGGCTGCTTTGTTAAACCATGTTGTCTTTGTCAGTGCATTTGCCACCAGAAGTCCGATGATAATTTGCAGAGGTACTTCAAATGCCACGAACACCACTGTATTCATTAATGCATTCCAAAATCTTTCATCTGCAAATGCCTCTATAAAATTCTGAAGGCCGGCAAAATGCGTATCTGTAAAAAATATATTCATATCAAACAGACTGATAATTAATGATGCTGCCAGTGGAATAAGGGCAAAAACAAATAATACACACAACGATGGCAGCAGAAAAATATAAGCTGCTTTGTCCGGTCTGTTCCAATATCTTTTAATTCTCTTAATCCTTTCCATAAAATTCACCTTTCTGTTTCATGCTGTCCCAAAACGGAAGAGGGCTGCCAAACTTATTCAGCACCGCCCTCTCTATCCCATCTATTCTTCATTCAATATTTCATTGATTTTTTCATCTGCTTTTTCCAGTTCGCTTTGCGGGTCGTTTCCGGCAATTACATTTTCAATCACAGGAAACAGCACATCATTATTCACCTGACTGGCTTCCTTAATCCCTGGTGCAAAGGAAAATCCAAAATCTGAAATGGAAGATAATGCACTTACAATCTCATCACTCTGAATGTCTTTATCCTCAGACAATGAGTTTAAGTACGGAGGATATCCATTTCTCAATGACCATTCCTTACTGATTTCATCTGTATTCCAATATGCAATAAAATCATACGCAGCTTCTTTTTCTTCCTCACTGCAGGTAGAGGTAACGCCAAATCCCTGAACTTCAATTACTCCTGCTGCCTGTGTATCACCTTTTGGCATTCCTGTTACGCCAAAATTAATTTCCGCTTCCTTCAAACCGCTGACAAGCCATGGACCGCCGCAGTAAATTCCCATCTGACCTGCAAGCATCAGATTATCTGTGTCTGCCCCTGTCGAACCAATAGGTGTATCCCCATTTTTTGCTAAATCCTGTATGTATTGCAGCGTTTTCAAATTTTCCGGTGAATTTACAACAGAAGATTTTCCATCTTCTGAAAATACATCTCCCCCATTAGATTTAAACATTGCATTAAAATAGCATGGCGCCCCGCTGACAGGGAAACCAACTCCATAAATCTTTTTTGACGAATCTGTAATTTTCCCTGCAAATTCCGCTACCTCTTCCCATGTAGTCGGCGGTGTTTCCGGATCAAGGCCAGCTTTTTCAAACAAATCTTTATTCCAGTACAGGAAGGTAGAATGTACCTGCATAGGAATCATCATCTGTTTCCCATCATACTGCAAAGCAGAAAGTGAAGATTCAGAAAAGTTTTCTTTATCCGTACCTGTAACTTCAAAGAAGTCGTCTATTGGACTGACAATATCATTTTCTGCATAAGTCGAAGTGAAAAAATTACCTTTTACTACTAACGCCGGTGCTGTTTTTGAAGCAATTGCTGCCGGAAGTTTTTCTTCCATACTATCCGCGGGCATAATATCCATTTCTATGGTAACACCTTTATCGTTTTCTTTATTGTATTTTTCTACAATTTCCCTAAGCACATCACCATCTGTTCCGGTAAAGGAATTCCAGAATTGAATCGTAACTCCCTCTCCATCTTTTGCGGTACTGCTTTCCTCTCCTTTATCTGCAACAGGAGATGAGGTGTTACATGCGCTTAATACAGATGCTGCTGTGAGGCAACTTATAATTGACAATGCTACAAGACTTTTTTTCTTCATTTTGCTCTCCTCAAATCATAAACATTGAATTCAGGACAATTCGCAATAGCGCGCTCCCCCGGAGGGTTTCGATTTACAAAAAATAAAATTTAATATAAACCAAGAAAGAAATCTTTACTTTTCCATTATTTTCCTATAAAATAATGTTTGTAAGAATGTCCTGACAGATTATTCCTTGTTTTGCGGCAACGATAATCTGGCGGGATATTTTTTCACCTCTCTTTCCCTCTCTTCTTTCTTATCCCTTAAACCAAGTTCCTTTGTCCTTTGGGTTTTTAGTTCATTTTTATTGCGTACACGTGTACTCTTTTATCTGTATTATAGTGTTTATATGTTTTTATGTCAATACAATTTTATTCTCTTCACATTTTCTGTCGCTTCATCTAATTTTCCATTATAATTTTTGTGCATTTTGCCGACTCCTTTTTCTAAATTAAGACATCTGCATATGAAATTCATAAATCGCACATGCCACAACATCAGCAGGCAAATAAAGCGAATATTCACCTGGACATACAAAAACCCCAGAGGTTTCAACCTCCAGGGTTTTCTATTCTTTATTTTCCAATAACAACCTTATCCAGCTTCCAGATTTCATCTACATACTGCTGAATCGTTCTGTCAGAAGTAAACTTACCGGAGCAAGCAGTGTTCAGAAGCGCCATTTTCGCCCATCTTGCTTCATCTCTATATGCCTCTTCCACTTTTTCCTGTGCTGCTGCATAGGATTTGAAATCAGCCAGAATAAAGTAAGTATCTGCTCTGTCACTGCTGTTTGTATTCAACAGAGAATCGTAAATTTCACGGAACATATTGAAATCTCCGCCTGAATAAGTGCCGTTGATCAACTGCATCAGCACGTTTCTGATGTCCGGGTCATTATTGAAATACTGCATGGGGTCATAGCCGCCGTTGTTTTCATAGTTAATGACTTCGTCAGAAGAAAGCCCAAAGATAAATGCGTTTTCTGCACCTACTTCTTCTACGATTTCCACATTCGCACCGTCCATGGTTCCCAGTGTAGGCGCGCCGTTTAACATGAACTTCATGTTTCCGGTTCCTGATGCCTCTTTACTTGCTGTAGAAATCTGCTCGGATACGTCTGCTGCTGCAAAAATCATTTCCGCATTGGATACACGGTAGTTTTCAATAAACACCACTTTCAGCTTTCCGTCAATGGACTTATCATTGTTAATCACATCTGCCACTGCATTTATCAGCTTAATGGTCTGTTTTGCACGTCTGTAGCCTGCTGCTGCTTTTGCACCAAAGATAAAGGTTCTCGGATAGAACGGCATTTCCGGGTGTTCCTTAATCTTATTATACAGATACATCACATGCAAAATATTCATAAGCTGGCGTTTGTATTCGTGAAGTCGTTTTACCTGAACATCAAAAATAGAATTTGGATTTACCTCAATTCCATTATGCTCCAGAATATATTTTGCCAGACGAACTTTATTCTGATGCTTGATATTCATAAATTCCTGCTGTGCCTTCTTATCATCTGCATAAACCTTTAATTTAGACAGCTCCGGCAGATTTGTAATCCAGCCGTCGCCAATATGGTCTGTAATCCAGTTTGCCAGAAGCGGATTTCCGTGAAGCAGGAAACGTCTTTGTGTAATACCGTTTGTCTTATTGTTGAATTTCTCCGGATACATTTCATAGAAATCCTTTAATTCCTGTTTTTTCAGAATTTCTGTGTGAAGCTGCGCTACACCGTTTACAGAATAACCGCCTGCAATGGCAAGGTGCGCCATTTTCACCTGACCGTCATAAATGATTGCCATTTTACGAATTTTTTCCTGGTCGCCCGGATATTTGGACTGGATTTCCAGAAGGAATCTGCGGTTAATTTCCTCAATAATCTGGTATACACGGGGAAGCAGTTTGGAAAACAGCTCAATGGGCCATTTTTCCAGAGCTTCTGCCATAATAGTATGGTTAGTGTATGCACAGGTGTGAGTGGTAATATCCCACGCCTCTTCCCATGTCATATTTTCTTCGTCCACCAGAATACGCATCAGCTCTGCAACTGTCATAGTCGGATGTGTATCATTTAACTGGAAAGTTACCTTTTTCGGTAAATCATGCAGGTCACTGTGAGATTTTTTAAATTTCTCAATAGCTGCCTGAATACTTGCAGAAATAAAGAAATACTGCTGTTTTAAACGGAGTTCCTTTCCTGCATAATGGTTATCGTTTGGATACAGAACCTCTACAATGTTTTTCGCCAGGTTTTCCTGTTCTACTGCCTTGTGGTATTCACCCTTATCAAACAAATCCAACTGGAAGTCATTGATTGCTTCCGCGTCCCAGATACGAAGGGTATTTACAATCTGATTGTTGTAGCCCACAATCGGCATATCGTAAGGAATGGCTCTTACAGACTGATAGCCCTCCTGGATAAAGTGGTTTCTGCCTGTAGCTGCATCGTATTCCACTCTGACATAACCGCCGAATTTTACTTCTTTTGCATATTCCGGACGACGCAGTTCAAATGGATAGCCGTTCTTTAACCAGTTATCCGGCACTTCTACCTGATAACCGTTTTCGATTTTCTGTTTGAACAGACCATAGTGGTAACGAATACCGCAGCCATACGCACAATATCCCAATGTTGCCAGAGAATCCAAAAAGCAGGCTGCCAGTCTTCCAAGACCTCCGTTTCCAAGAGCCGGATCCGGCTCCTGGTCTTCAATTACATTTAAGTCAAATCCCAGCTCGTCCAGAGCTTCTTTTACTTCATTATATGCACACAGGTTAATCAGGTTATTTCCCAGTGCGCGTCCCATCAGGAATTCCATGGACAGGTAATAAACAATTTTCGGGTCATCTTTTTCATACTGTTTCTGTGTCAAAAGCCAGTTGTCAATAATTACGTCTTTTACAGCAAGAGATACCGCCTGAAAAACCTGTTCCTGAGTTGCCTCATCAATGGTCTTTCTGTAAAGCATTTTTACATTTTCTTTAACGCTTTCCTTAAATTCCTCTTTCTTGAAATGATTATCCAACATCTCCCTTTTCCTCCTACCGAAAGTTATGAAAGTTTTTCCACTCCTAATTTTACACCTTCTGAGTTAATTTTCCAATCTTTTGTATAACCCTTTACTTCATTATAAACAACTTCTTCTGCCAATACTTCGGATTTGATTTCTTTTTCGTGTACGCGGAAAATCCCCTCAATAACCTGATTCTCTGCAAGAGATACACGAATCTTATCCATGACCTCAAATCCCGCCTCTTTACGCATGGTCTGGATTTTGCTGATAATTTCTCTTACAAATCCCTCTTCAATCAGTTCCGGTGTCAGGTTGGTATCCAGAACAACAGTAATATCGTTGTCATTTTCAGAAACATATCCTTCCATCTGTGCCATATCAATGAGCAGATCGCTTTCCAACAGCACGATTTCCTCGCCGTTTACAGCCAGCTTCAGTTCTCCCTGTGCTTTTAACTCGTCCATAGCTTTGTTTCCATCCAGTTCAGCCAGAGCTGTCTTAATACCGCCCAAAAACTTGCCGTATTTCGGTCCTACAGTCTTCAACTGTGGCTTAAAGGTGTAGGAAGTAAAGTTCCTTACATCATCGGTAAATTCCATTTCTTTTACATTTAATTCATCTGTAATAATGTCTTTGTAGAAATCAGAAAGTTCGAACGGCGCTTTTACAAACATTTTTCCGATTGGCTGACGGTTCTTGATGTTTGCCGCATTTCTGCAGGCGCGTCCCATAACAACCACCTTTAACAAATCGTCCATGTTTTCTTCCAGCTCTTTGTCAATCCACTCTTCCTTCACTTCCGGGAAGTCACAAAGATGAATACTTTCCGGTGCGTTCTTATCCAGACTTCTCACCAGGTTCTGGTAAATATCCTCTGTCATAAACGGAACCATAGGAGCAGCTGCCTTGGAAATAGTCACAAGGGCTGTATACAGTGTCATGTATGCATTAATCTTATCCTGCTCCATGCCTTTTGCCCAGAAACGCTCGCGGCTTCTTCTAACATACCAGTTACTCATATCATCTACAAATTCCTGTAAAGCTCTTGCGGTTTCCGGAATCCTGTAAGCAGCCAGATTTTCATCTACGGCTTTTACTACCGTATTCAGCTTGGATAAAAGCCATTTGTCCATAACCGGAAGCTTATCGTATTCCAATGTATATTTTGTTGCGTCAAATTCATCAATGTTTGCATACAGTACAAAGAATGCATAAGTATTCCAAAGCGTACCCATGAACTTACGCTGTCCCTCCTGCACGGCTTTTCCGTGGAAGCGGTTTGGCAGCCATGGCGCACTGTTTACATAGAAGTACCAGCGGATTGCATCTGCGCCGTATTTTTCCAGTGCATCAAATGGGTCTACGGCATTTCCCTTAGATTTACTCATCTTCTGTCCGTTTTCGTCCTGTACATGTCCCAGTACAATAACGTTCTTGTATGGCGCTTTGTTAAACAGCAGTGTAGATTCTGCCAGCAGGGAATAGAACCAGCCTCTTGTCTGGTCTACAGCTTCAGAAATAAAGTCTGCCGGGAACTGCTGCTCAAACAATTCTTTGTTTTCAAATGGATAGTGGTGCTGTGCAAAA
This region includes:
- a CDS encoding glycogen/starch/alpha-glucan phosphorylase, with translation MLDNHFKKEEFKESVKENVKMLYRKTIDEATQEQVFQAVSLAVKDVIIDNWLLTQKQYEKDDPKIVYYLSMEFLMGRALGNNLINLCAYNEVKEALDELGFDLNVIEDQEPDPALGNGGLGRLAACFLDSLATLGYCAYGCGIRYHYGLFKQKIENGYQVEVPDNWLKNGYPFELRRPEYAKEVKFGGYVRVEYDAATGRNHFIQEGYQSVRAIPYDMPIVGYNNQIVNTLRIWDAEAINDFQLDLFDKGEYHKAVEQENLAKNIVEVLYPNDNHYAGKELRLKQQYFFISASIQAAIEKFKKSHSDLHDLPKKVTFQLNDTHPTMTVAELMRILVDEENMTWEEAWDITTHTCAYTNHTIMAEALEKWPIELFSKLLPRVYQIIEEINRRFLLEIQSKYPGDQEKIRKMAIIYDGQVKMAHLAIAGGYSVNGVAQLHTEILKKQELKDFYEMYPEKFNNKTNGITQRRFLLHGNPLLANWITDHIGDGWITNLPELSKLKVYADDKKAQQEFMNIKHQNKVRLAKYILEHNGIEVNPNSIFDVQVKRLHEYKRQLMNILHVMYLYNKIKEHPEMPFYPRTFIFGAKAAAGYRRAKQTIKLINAVADVINNDKSIDGKLKVVFIENYRVSNAEMIFAAADVSEQISTASKEASGTGNMKFMLNGAPTLGTMDGANVEIVEEVGAENAFIFGLSSDEVINYENNGGYDPMQYFNNDPDIRNVLMQLINGTYSGGDFNMFREIYDSLLNTNSSDRADTYFILADFKSYAAAQEKVEEAYRDEARWAKMALLNTACSGKFTSDRTIQQYVDEIWKLDKVVIGK